GCGAGAATCGCCAATACCAGGTGATCGTCGATTCAAACCGGGTGCAAGCCGCGGGGCTTTCAATACAGGACGTTGTGCGCGCTCTTGAATTGACCAACGCCAACGCGGGCGGCGGGTATATCGAGCACAATCGCGAACAGTACGTCATCGGAACCAACGGGCTGGTAAAAAGCCTGGACGATCTCAAGAAAGTGGTCGTCGGCGCCACGCCTCAGGGAATTTCCATTACGATATCCAACCTCGGCGAAGTCCGCTTCGGTCCGCAATTGAGACGCGGCGCGGCTTCGATCGATGCGAAGGGCGAGGTGGCGGTCGGCGTCGCGATGATGCTGATGGGTGAAAACTCCCGCACCGTTACGCAGGCGGTCGAGAGGAAGGTCGCCGCGCTCCAGCCCACGCTGCCGAAGGGAATGGTAATTGAGCCGTTCTATGATCGCTCGATCCTCGTCAACTCGACCATCCACACCGTTGCGAAGAATCTGATCGAGGGCGCCGCCCTGGTGATTGCCGTCCTGTTGCTCCTGCTGGGAGATCTGCGCGCGGGCCTCATCGTAGCAGTCACGATCCCGCTCTCGATGATGTTCGCGGTGGTGATGATGAACCTGACCGGAACCTCGGGCAATCTGATGAGCCTCGGCGCGATCGACTTTGGCCTGATCGTCGATGGGGCGGTAATTATCGTCGAAAACTCGGTGCGGCGGCTAAGCGAGTTCCGGCGCCGCAAAGGCGCGCCGCTTACTCCTGAGGAACGCACCAGCGTCATTCACGATGCGGCCGTCGAAGTGCGCAGCGCCAGCATCTTCGGCGAGGCGATTATCGCGATCGTGTATATGCCGATCCTCGCGCTGGGTGGGATGGAAGGCAAATTGTTCCATCCGATGGCGATGACGGTGTTGTTCGCACTGGCCGGCGCGTTCGTCGCCTCGCTGACTATCGTGCCGGTGCTCGCGAGCTACTTCCTGGTACCGGCCGAATCGAACCATGAAGCGTGGCTGATGCGGCAGGCCGACCGAGCTTACCGGCCGATGCTGGATCGCGTGCTGCGGCGAAGATGGACCGCCATCTGGATCGGCGCGGCACTGCTGGTGGCAGGGCTCGGAATTTTTACGCGTCTCGGCGCCGAGTTCGTTCCCCAACTCGACGAAGGCGATCTGTTGATCGAGGTGAGACGGCTGCCCGGCATTTCGCTCGGTGAATCGATCGCTACCGATCAGCGAATCCAGCAGGCATTGCTCAGCGTCCCCGAAGTCGCCCACGTGGTCAGCAAAACCGGGGCGCCAGAGATCGCCACCGATCCGATGGGTGTCGAGCAGACCGACGTCTATATCGAACTGAAACCGCATCGTGAATGGAGGAGAGGACTCACCAAAGACGGGCTAGGCGAGCAGCTCAGCGCGGCGGTGGAGAGAGCCGTCCCCGAAGCTGGGCTGGCGGTATCGCAGCCGATCGAGATGCGGACCAATGAACTGGTGGCGGGCGCGCGCTCTGATGTCGCTGCACAGATTTACGGCCCTGACCTCGACACGCTGCAACGATTGGCCCAAACAGCCGGCGATCTGATGCGGCGGGTTCCGGGCGTAGTTGATCTCCGGGTCGAGCAAGGCACCGGTCTCACCTATCTGCGAATCACTCCCGACCGCGCAAGGCTCGCTCGTTATGGCCTGACGGTGGACGACGTGAACTTGCTGGCGCAAACGATGGCGGTCGGCAGAACCGCGGGAGTCGTGTTTGAAGGCGATCGCCGATTCGACCTGGTCGTAAAAATCACCTCACGGTTCGAAAACGATCTCGATGCGATCAAGTCGCTGCCGCTCAAATCCACCACCGGCCAGATGGTGCCGCTTGGCGACGTCGCCACGATAACGATCGGAAGCGGTCCCGCGCTGATAAATCGCAGCCAGCTTTCGCGCCGCCGGACGGTCGAGTTCAATGTGCGCGGCCGCGATCTCGTGTCGGTCGTGAACGATGCGCAGATGTCAGTCGCGCGCGGGCTCGCGCTTCCCGCTGGCTATCGCATCGAATGGGGCGGCCAATTCGAGAATTTTCTCAACGCGCGGCGTCGGCTCGCCGTCGTCGTGCCGATGGCGCTCGCGCTGATCGTGTTCATGCTCTGGATGGCGTTCCGCGAACTCAAGCCCGCAATCCTGATTTTTCTCAATGTGCCGTTCGCCGTGATCGGTGGAATCGTCGCGCTCTGGATCCGCGGACTGCCGTTCAGCATTTCCGCCGGCGTCGGATTCATCGCGCTGTTCGGCGTCGCGGTTCTCAATGGACTCGTGCTCGTCTCCTTTTGCCGCCAGCTCGAGTCTGCTGGCGCCGCGCCGGCAGACGCGATCAGAAAGGCCGCCGAACTTCGATTGCGTCCGGTATTGATGACGGCGTTGGTCGCGTCGCTCGGATTCATCCCGATGGCCCTCTCAACTTCGCCCGGCAGCGAGGTACAACGCCCGCTCGCGACGGTGGTGATCGGTGGATTGTTCACCGCAACCGCCCTGACATTGCTTCTATTTCCGGCGGTCTATGCGATAGCCAACAGCGGTTCAATTTCTGAACCTGCCACGATTGAAAAAGGGCGGGAGCGCGCTTCGATATGAAACTGCAAAGCCCGCGAGGTCCGACGGAAATGCGCTTGGGGGACTGCAGTCGGGCTCTAGCAGGATGCGGAAATACCGGGCGAAAGACGATTTCGGCGAAGAGTAAGCATTACTACCATTACGAGAGTGCGTCTTGGATCAATGCTGTCAGGGGTCAAAAACACTTTTTCCGCATCCTGCTAGCGCTCGCTCAAACGAGATCGCGCCTACTCGAATCGATGCGGCAGCGGATGCGCCTTCTCGTACGCGGCAATCTTGTCCTCGTGCACCAGCGTGAGCGAGATATCGTCGAGGCCCTCGAGCAGGCATTTCTTCTGAAACGGCTCGATCTCGAAATGCGCGGTCCATCCGAAATCGTCGGAGACGGTCTGCTCTTCGAGATCGACGGTAAGCCGATACGATTCGTAGTCGTCGGTCGCGCGAAAAATGTGCTCGACTTCGTCAGGCTTCAGCGTGATCGGCAGAAAGCCGTTCTTCAAGCTGTTGTTGTGGAAGATATCGGCGAACTGCGGCGCGATGACGGCGCGAAAGCCGTGATCCTCAAGCGCCCACACCGCGTGCTCGCGCGAACTGCCGCATCCGAAATTGTTGCGCGCGACCAGAATCGACGCGCCCTGGTAGCGCGGCTTGTTGATCACGAAGTCTTTATTTTCGCTGCCGTCGGGATTTTTGCGCCAGTCGAAGAAAAGTCCCTTGCCGAGGCCAGTCCGCACCACCGCTTTCAGAAACTGTTTCGGAATGATCTGATCGGTCTCGACATTGGCGCGATCGAGCGGCGCCACCGTGCCCGTGAATTTTTCAAATGCACGCATCTTGGCGCTCCTCTAGCGATTGGTGAACTCGCGGACGTCAACGAAGTGGCCGGCGATCGCCGCCGCCGCCGCCATCGCGGGGCTCACCAGATGAGTGCGGCCACCTTTCCCTTGGCGTCCTTCGAAATTGCGATTCGACGTACTGGCGCATCGCTCGCCCGGCAGCAGCACGTCGGGATTCATCGCGAGGCACATACTGCATCCCGACTCGCGCCATTCGAAGCCCGCCTCGGTGAAAATTTTGTCGAGGCCGAGCGTCTCCGCTTCGAGCTTCACTTCCTGCGACCCCGGCACCACCATCGCGTGCACCGTGCCCGCGACGCGGCGGCCCTTGACGACTTCCGCGGCCGCCTTGAGATCGCTGATGCGTGAATTGGTGCACGATCCGATAAACACGCGATCGATCTTGATGTCCTCGATTTTCGTCCCCGGCCGGAGCGCCATGTATGCGAGCGCGCGTTCAACCGTATCGCGCTGTTCATTGTCGTCAATCTCGGCTGGATTGGGCACACGCCCGCTGATGTCGGTGACCATCGCGGGATTCGTGCCCCACGTCACCTGCGGCGCGAACGATGCGCCATCGAATACGACACTACGATCGAATTTCGCGCCGTCGTCGCTGCGGCACTGGAGCCAACGCTCCGCGAGCGAGTCGAAATCCTTGCCGGTCGGCACGTAGCGGCGTCCGCGCAAGTAATCGACGGTGGTCTTGTCCGCCGCGACCATCCCGGCGCGCGCGCCGGCTTCGATCGACATGTTGCAAATCGTCATCCGCTCTTCCATCGAGAGCGCTGCGATCGCCGAGCCGCGATACTCGATCACGTGGCCGGTCGCGCCGTCAGTCTTGATGCGCCCGATGATCCCGAGGATCAAATCCTTCGCGCTGATACCCGCGCCGAGGTTGCCATCGATGCGAATCTCAAAGGTGCGCGGACGTTCCTCCCACAGGCATTGCGTCGCGAGCACGTGCTCGACTTCGCTGGTGCCGATTCCGAACGCGAGCGCGCCGAATGCGCCGTGCGTCGCGGTATGGCTGTCGCCGCAAACGATCGTCATCCCGGGCTGCGTGAGTCCCAACTGCGGACCGATCACGTGGATGATTCCCTGGTCGCGCGAGCCCAAATCGTAGAGCCTGACGTTGAATTCGGCGCAGTTGCGGCGCAGCGTTTCGACCTGGAGCCTGGAATCGGGATCAGCGATGGGCTTGGATCGATCGGTGGTCGGGACGTTGTGATCCTGCGTCGCGAAGGTGCGATGGGGCGCGCGGATTTTGCGTCCTGAATGTCGCAGGCCCTCG
The Candidatus Binatus sp. genome window above contains:
- a CDS encoding efflux RND transporter permease subunit, whose product is MRLLGAIVRWSLDSRPVVLVAFAIFCVFAIDSATRLPIDAIPDLTNIQVQVITSAPALSPLEMEQYVSVPVERAMSGIPNVTEIRSISKYGISVVTVVFTDKTNIYLARQLVSERMREASEAVPIVYGKPEMGPISTGLGEIYQFAVKGKGHSLMELEEVLDWYIAPQLRSVPGVVEVNSFGGENRQYQVIVDSNRVQAAGLSIQDVVRALELTNANAGGGYIEHNREQYVIGTNGLVKSLDDLKKVVVGATPQGISITISNLGEVRFGPQLRRGAASIDAKGEVAVGVAMMLMGENSRTVTQAVERKVAALQPTLPKGMVIEPFYDRSILVNSTIHTVAKNLIEGAALVIAVLLLLLGDLRAGLIVAVTIPLSMMFAVVMMNLTGTSGNLMSLGAIDFGLIVDGAVIIVENSVRRLSEFRRRKGAPLTPEERTSVIHDAAVEVRSASIFGEAIIAIVYMPILALGGMEGKLFHPMAMTVLFALAGAFVASLTIVPVLASYFLVPAESNHEAWLMRQADRAYRPMLDRVLRRRWTAIWIGAALLVAGLGIFTRLGAEFVPQLDEGDLLIEVRRLPGISLGESIATDQRIQQALLSVPEVAHVVSKTGAPEIATDPMGVEQTDVYIELKPHREWRRGLTKDGLGEQLSAAVERAVPEAGLAVSQPIEMRTNELVAGARSDVAAQIYGPDLDTLQRLAQTAGDLMRRVPGVVDLRVEQGTGLTYLRITPDRARLARYGLTVDDVNLLAQTMAVGRTAGVVFEGDRRFDLVVKITSRFENDLDAIKSLPLKSTTGQMVPLGDVATITIGSGPALINRSQLSRRRTVEFNVRGRDLVSVVNDAQMSVARGLALPAGYRIEWGGQFENFLNARRRLAVVVPMALALIVFMLWMAFRELKPAILIFLNVPFAVIGGIVALWIRGLPFSISAGVGFIALFGVAVLNGLVLVSFCRQLESAGAAPADAIRKAAELRLRPVLMTALVASLGFIPMALSTSPGSEVQRPLATVVIGGLFTATALTLLLFPAVYAIANSGSISEPATIEKGRERASI
- the leuD gene encoding 3-isopropylmalate dehydratase small subunit; its protein translation is MRAFEKFTGTVAPLDRANVETDQIIPKQFLKAVVRTGLGKGLFFDWRKNPDGSENKDFVINKPRYQGASILVARNNFGCGSSREHAVWALEDHGFRAVIAPQFADIFHNNSLKNGFLPITLKPDEVEHIFRATDDYESYRLTVDLEEQTVSDDFGWTAHFEIEPFQKKCLLEGLDDISLTLVHEDKIAAYEKAHPLPHRFE
- the leuC gene encoding 3-isopropylmalate dehydratase large subunit, which produces MAAKTLFEKIWESHVVQEKVHEPSLLYIDLHLVHEVTSPQAFEGLRHSGRKIRAPHRTFATQDHNVPTTDRSKPIADPDSRLQVETLRRNCAEFNVRLYDLGSRDQGIIHVIGPQLGLTQPGMTIVCGDSHTATHGAFGALAFGIGTSEVEHVLATQCLWEERPRTFEIRIDGNLGAGISAKDLILGIIGRIKTDGATGHVIEYRGSAIAALSMEERMTICNMSIEAGARAGMVAADKTTVDYLRGRRYVPTGKDFDSLAERWLQCRSDDGAKFDRSVVFDGASFAPQVTWGTNPAMVTDISGRVPNPAEIDDNEQRDTVERALAYMALRPGTKIEDIKIDRVFIGSCTNSRISDLKAAAEVVKGRRVAGTVHAMVVPGSQEVKLEAETLGLDKIFTEAGFEWRESGCSMCLAMNPDVLLPGERCASTSNRNFEGRQGKGGRTHLVSPAMAAAAAIAGHFVDVREFTNR